The following proteins are co-located in the Flavobacterium sp. CECT 9288 genome:
- the ribD gene encoding bifunctional diaminohydroxyphosphoribosylaminopyrimidine deaminase/5-amino-6-(5-phosphoribosylamino)uracil reductase RibD codes for MNIHEKYISRCIQLAQNGLGTTYPNPLVGSVIVHNNIIIGEGWHKKAGEPHAEVNAIQSVHDASLLKNATIYVSLEPCSHFGKTPPCCDLIIKHKIPNVVIGTVDPNIKVAGNGIKRLLEAGINVTVGVLEQDCLELNKRFFTFHEKKRPYIILKWAESQDGFIAPKERFEQKPVWITNPYSRQLVHKWRTEEQAILVGTQTVIDDNPTLNVRDWYGKNPIRLILDQNNRISKESAIFDNQAQTVVFTSLPFAKDIENTAEKTIDFKENIAPQIVQTLYEMNIQSVIIEGGQRTLQTFIDAQLWDEARVFIGDKPLYNGIKAPQINKTIVQKKHLLTDELLLIKNHD; via the coding sequence GTGAATATACATGAAAAATACATCAGCCGTTGCATACAACTGGCCCAAAACGGCCTAGGCACAACCTATCCTAACCCGCTTGTGGGAAGTGTAATTGTACATAACAACATCATTATAGGCGAAGGTTGGCATAAAAAAGCGGGAGAACCGCATGCCGAAGTCAATGCAATACAATCTGTACACGATGCGTCTTTATTAAAAAACGCTACCATTTATGTAAGCTTGGAACCTTGTAGCCACTTTGGCAAAACACCGCCTTGCTGTGATTTGATTATCAAACATAAAATACCGAATGTAGTTATAGGCACTGTAGACCCTAATATAAAAGTGGCTGGAAATGGTATAAAAAGACTTCTTGAGGCTGGCATTAACGTTACTGTAGGCGTACTAGAACAAGATTGTCTGGAACTCAACAAACGATTTTTTACTTTTCACGAAAAAAAAAGACCTTATATCATCTTGAAATGGGCCGAAAGCCAAGATGGTTTTATAGCTCCAAAAGAACGTTTTGAACAAAAACCCGTTTGGATTACTAATCCGTATTCTAGACAGCTGGTTCACAAATGGCGTACCGAGGAACAAGCTATACTAGTGGGTACTCAAACCGTTATTGATGACAATCCCACACTTAATGTACGTGACTGGTACGGAAAAAACCCTATTAGACTGATCTTAGACCAAAACAATAGGATCTCAAAAGAAAGTGCCATTTTTGACAATCAAGCTCAAACGGTTGTTTTTACAAGTCTCCCATTTGCAAAAGATATAGAAAACACTGCTGAAAAAACAATTGATTTCAAAGAAAATATTGCCCCTCAAATTGTCCAAACGCTTTATGAAATGAACATTCAATCGGTTATTATTGAAGGTGGACAAAGAACTTTGCAAACTTTTATAGACGCACAACTCTGGGACGAAGCAAGAGTTTTCATTGGAGACAAACCTCTTTATAACGGAATTAAAGCACCGCAAATAAATAAAACTATAGTGCAAAAAAAACACCTTTTAACAGACGAACTATTATTGATAAAAAATCATGATTGA
- a CDS encoding GNAT family N-acetyltransferase produces MENYSIRKINKEDNAAVAQLIRSVFDEMDIPKVGTAYEDPYLDLMFEEYSKPRSVYYVVEHNDRIVGAAGIAPLANEAVSICELQKMYFLPETRGMGIGTEMMEVCLQSARNFGYEKCYLETMPFMHDAQKLYKKTGFVNIDGPMGSTGHSSCPVWMLKDL; encoded by the coding sequence ATGGAAAATTACAGCATTAGAAAAATAAATAAAGAAGATAATGCAGCAGTGGCTCAATTGATTCGCTCTGTTTTTGACGAAATGGATATTCCAAAAGTAGGTACAGCTTACGAAGATCCATATCTAGATTTGATGTTTGAGGAGTATAGCAAGCCAAGATCTGTGTATTATGTTGTAGAGCATAATGATAGGATTGTAGGCGCGGCTGGAATTGCGCCACTGGCTAATGAAGCGGTTTCTATATGTGAATTGCAAAAAATGTATTTTTTACCTGAGACTCGTGGAATGGGAATAGGAACTGAGATGATGGAAGTATGTTTGCAAAGTGCTCGAAATTTTGGCTACGAAAAATGCTATCTTGAAACAATGCCATTCATGCATGATGCTCAAAAATTGTATAAAAAAACAGGTTTTGTAAATATTGACGGACCTATGGGTTCTACCGGTCACAGCAGTTGCCCGGTGTGGATGTTGAAGGATTTATAA